From Oreochromis niloticus isolate F11D_XX linkage group LG1, O_niloticus_UMD_NMBU, whole genome shotgun sequence, a single genomic window includes:
- the tex9 gene encoding testis-expressed protein 9, with product MAARSVDKKVQPLISQVKKRPSSTSKAERSKRVEIRAQSKSASGQAKKHTDELLAKEEEYKLLNAELEAKTADLVRQAEQLMREQSEVLSNPLSNVLLTDTEEEETSRITKTRTCAVQQPGVKEVTKKSVASRSQNMLSGKQVKDPHFKTESSEDDFEAVEDSANSFLAKTIHSMEEKMNNAVVHENAVDEIPNFGDNVGSGVSEAQIRVLKAKLRIMQEELDQISCEYYKKDDENTKLSAKIKELEEDRARLQKTVSIQQTQIEKHRALAAESNKKCDGLQLEVSGLSKEIENLNRSHKQAAAVHSTVEVRLNRALEEVERLKTQLNKMKQEKKDKITEEHQSRENLLAENKMLKKQKAELIMGFKKQLKLIDILKRQKMHFEAAKLLSFTEEEFMKALDWGKS from the exons ATGGCGGCAAGAAGTGTTGATAAAAAGGTCCAGCCCTTAATTTCGCAG GTCAAGAAACGTCCATCCTCTACCAGTAAGGCTGAAAGGTCCAAAAGAGTTGAAATAAGGGCACAGTCAAAATCTGCTTCTGGTCAGGCAAAGAAGCACACAGATGAACTTTTAGCCAAAGAAGAAGAGTACAA ACTCCTTAATGCAGAGCTGGAAGCCAAAACAGCAGATTTAGTTAGACAGGCTGAGCAACTTATG AGAGAACAAAGTGAAGTTCTTTCAAACCCTTTATCCAATGTCCTGCTCACAGACACTGAAGAAGAAGAGACGTCCAG GATAACAAAGACTAGGACATGTGCTGTGCAGCAGCCTGGTGTGAAG GAGGTGACCAAAAAAAGTGTTGCATCAAGATCACAAAATATGCTGAGTGGAAAACAAGTGAAAGATCCCCACTTTAAAACTGA GAGCTCAGAGGATGATTTTGAAGCTGTAGAAGATTCTGCTAATTCATTCTTGGCAAAGACAATTCACAGCAtggaggagaaaatgaacaatGCTGTTGTTCATGAAAATGCTGTGGATGAAATACCTAACTTTGGAGACAATGTAGGATCAG GAGTTTCAGAAGCTCAAATACGAGTCCTGAAGGCAAAACTCCGGATTATGCAAGAGGAACTGGACCAGATCTCATGTGAATATTACAAAAag GACGATGAAAACACAAAGCTTAGCGCAAAGATTaaggagctggaggaggatCGAGCCCGGCTGCAGAAGACCGTGAGCATTCAGCAGACACAGATCGAGAAGCACCGAGCTTTAGCCGCGGAGTCCAACAAAAAATGTGATGGACTTCAACTGGAAGTGTCTGGTTTGAGCAAG GAGATAGAAAATCTGAATAGATctcacaaacaagcagcagctgTCCACAGCACGGTGGAGGTCCGCCTGAACCGAGCTCTAGAGGAGGTGGAGAGGTTGAAGACTCAATTgaacaaaatgaaacaggagAAAAAG GACAAAATAACTGAGGAACATCAGAGTAGAGAAAATCTGCTGGCTGAAAACAAAATGCTCAAAAAGCAGAAAGCTGAACTCATCATGGGCTTCAAGAAACAACTGAAGCTAATCGACATTCTCAAAAGGCAAAAG atgCATTTTGAAGCTGCTAAGCTGCTGAGCTTCACAGAAGAAGAATTCATGAAGGCTCTAGACTGGGGGAAGTCATAA